The uncultured Fusobacterium sp. genome includes a window with the following:
- a CDS encoding ATP/GTP-binding protein — MNMLKKIYTKGFKGFKNGICIDLSNVKSYDFNTCAIRNSLVNKGIIYGKNASGKSNVGYAIFDIVSNLSDKNNGKILYSNYINAESEGKIAYFKYIFEFDNIEVVYSYSKKSLEEILEEELIIDGIRVVYYNFEKRGLIETILKGTENLDKDFNGMNISVLKYIYKNSKLENTPENIAFQKMMEFVNNMLFFRCLDSNIYIGFKNGSKDFLEDIVENNHLQEFENFLNEEGVKCKLTEKNYNGRKTIAFKIGENDIDFADIASTGTYSLALFFYWYKSLDKVSFLFMDEFDAFYHFELSEKIVNKIKELKVQAILTTHNTSLLNNELLRPDCYFIIFDNEIIKPVFELTDKELRYGHNLEKIYRAKGFEE, encoded by the coding sequence ATGAATATGCTAAAAAAGATATATACAAAAGGATTTAAAGGATTTAAAAATGGAATTTGTATAGATTTATCAAATGTAAAGTCATATGATTTTAATACTTGTGCTATAAGAAATAGTTTAGTTAATAAAGGAATAATATATGGGAAAAATGCTTCTGGAAAATCAAATGTTGGATATGCTATTTTTGATATAGTTTCTAATTTGAGTGATAAAAATAATGGAAAAATTTTATATAGCAATTATATAAATGCTGAAAGTGAAGGTAAAATAGCTTATTTCAAATATATATTTGAATTTGATAATATAGAAGTTGTTTACAGTTATTCAAAAAAATCTTTAGAAGAGATATTAGAAGAAGAATTAATTATAGATGGAATAAGAGTTGTATATTATAATTTTGAAAAAAGAGGATTAATAGAAACCATATTAAAGGGAACAGAAAATCTTGATAAGGATTTTAATGGTATGAATATTTCTGTCTTAAAATATATATATAAAAATTCTAAATTAGAAAACACTCCAGAGAATATAGCATTTCAAAAAATGATGGAATTTGTTAATAATATGTTATTTTTTAGATGTTTAGATAGTAATATATATATAGGATTTAAAAATGGAAGTAAAGATTTTCTTGAAGATATAGTTGAAAATAATCATTTACAAGAATTTGAAAATTTTTTAAATGAAGAGGGAGTAAAATGTAAATTAACAGAAAAAAACTATAATGGAAGAAAAACTATAGCTTTTAAAATAGGTGAAAATGATATTGATTTTGCTGATATAGCTTCTACAGGAACATATAGTTTAGCTTTATTTTTTTATTGGTATAAAAGTTTAGATAAAGTTAGCTTTCTTTTCATGGATGAATTTGATGCATTTTATCATTTTGAGCTTTCAGAAAAGATTGTAAATAAAATTAAAGAATTGAAGGTACAAGCAATATTGACAACACACAATACTTCTTTATTGAATAATGAATTACTTAGACCTGACTGTTATTTTATTATTTTTGACAATGAAATAATAAAACCAGTATTTGAATTAACTGATAAAGAATTGAGATATGGTCACAATTTAGAAAAAATATATAGAGCTAAAGGATTTGAAGAATAA
- a CDS encoding type III pantothenate kinase: MLLAIDIGNTHIVTGILDKNGEVLLTFRVASNDKLTEDEYFSYLRNISEFNKIDIKNVEGIIVASVVPNLITIFQFLGKKYFHIDPMIVGPDIKIPFTFAPNLNPTGFGADRIIDIVQSLNDYPDKNLVIFDFGSATTYEVLEKTVYVGGGILPGIEMSINALFANTAKLPKVKFSTPESVLGKNTNEQIQAGIFYGYAGQIKHIIKKIKEVIDNPFVVATGGLGKILSAEIEEIDVYSPDLSIKGLYTLYLHNKK; this comes from the coding sequence ATGCTTTTAGCAATAGATATTGGAAATACTCATATAGTTACTGGAATATTAGATAAAAATGGAGAGGTACTTTTAACTTTTAGAGTAGCTTCCAATGATAAACTTACAGAAGACGAATATTTCTCTTATTTAAGAAATATATCTGAATTTAATAAAATTGATATTAAAAATGTTGAAGGAATAATAGTAGCTTCTGTTGTGCCAAACCTTATTACAATTTTCCAATTTTTAGGAAAAAAATATTTTCACATTGATCCTATGATAGTAGGACCTGATATAAAAATACCTTTTACTTTTGCTCCTAATCTTAATCCAACTGGATTTGGTGCTGATAGAATAATTGATATTGTTCAATCTTTAAATGATTATCCAGATAAAAATCTAGTTATTTTTGACTTTGGAAGTGCTACAACTTATGAAGTATTAGAGAAAACTGTATATGTTGGAGGAGGTATTCTGCCAGGGATAGAGATGTCTATTAATGCACTTTTTGCTAATACTGCAAAACTACCTAAAGTTAAATTTAGTACTCCTGAATCTGTACTTGGTAAAAATACAAATGAACAAATTCAAGCTGGAATTTTCTATGGTTATGCTGGACAGATTAAGCATATTATTAAGAAAATTAAAGAGGTTATTGACAATCCATTTGTTGTGGCAACTGGAGGATTAGGTAAAATTTTATCTGCTGAAATAGAGGAGATTGATGTTTACTCTCCAGACCTAAGTATCAAAGGACTTTATACTCTTTATTTGCATAATAAAAAATAA
- a CDS encoding nucleotidyltransferase — protein sequence MKAVGVIVEYNPFHNGHKLHLDKINERDSDSVKIAVMSGDFVQRGEPAIINRWKRAEIALKNGIDIVVELPCFYSCQSAEIFARGAVGILDELQCKEVIFGSETSNIEELKKIASLEESKIFKEKIKEFLKSGESYPNAHSKALKEVSGKEQNNLSNDILGIEYIKGINYWNSKIEPVTILREKVGYHSTDTEDNIASATAIRKFLRNGEDIEKFLPKESFNILMEEFNSGKIVELKDFYSLLRYEIIRNRDSLKNIQDMEKGYENRLYEGAIKNSDFESFYKAIESRRFTHGRTQRVLLHILLGLTTEITERVKKEIPYVRVMGFNKKGREYLNYLKKYENKKIITSLKNIQDNFSNEVRELIEFNERASTIYKMQNFYEDRKIPIIIKD from the coding sequence ATGAAAGCAGTAGGAGTTATAGTAGAGTATAATCCCTTTCATAATGGACATAAATTACATTTAGATAAAATTAATGAGAGAGATAGTGATAGTGTAAAAATTGCTGTGATGAGTGGAGATTTTGTTCAACGGGGAGAACCTGCTATTATAAATCGTTGGAAACGAGCTGAAATAGCTCTAAAAAATGGAATAGATATAGTAGTTGAGTTGCCCTGCTTTTATTCGTGTCAAAGTGCAGAAATCTTTGCTAGGGGAGCTGTGGGGATATTAGATGAACTTCAATGTAAAGAGGTAATCTTTGGTTCTGAAACTTCAAATATAGAGGAGCTGAAAAAGATAGCATCTTTAGAAGAAAGTAAAATTTTTAAAGAAAAGATAAAAGAGTTTTTAAAAAGTGGTGAATCATATCCAAATGCTCATTCAAAAGCTTTAAAAGAGGTAAGTGGAAAGGAACAAAACAATTTATCTAATGATATTTTAGGAATAGAGTATATAAAGGGGATAAATTATTGGAATAGTAAGATTGAGCCAGTAACAATATTGAGAGAAAAGGTTGGATATCATAGTACAGATACAGAGGATAATATAGCAAGTGCAACGGCTATAAGAAAATTTTTGAGAAATGGAGAAGATATTGAGAAATTTCTCCCAAAAGAGAGTTTTAATATTTTAATGGAAGAGTTTAACAGTGGAAAAATAGTAGAACTTAAAGATTTTTATTCTCTATTGAGATATGAGATAATTAGAAATAGGGATAGTCTAAAAAATATTCAAGATATGGAAAAGGGATATGAGAATAGATTGTATGAGGGAGCTATTAAAAATAGTGATTTTGAATCTTTTTACAAAGCTATTGAAAGTAGACGTTTTACTCATGGAAGAACTCAAAGAGTGTTGTTACATATATTGTTAGGACTTACTACTGAAATTACTGAAAGAGTAAAAAAAGAGATTCCATATGTTAGAGTGATGGGATTTAATAAAAAAGGAAGAGAGTATCTGAATTATTTAAAAAAATATGAAAACAAAAAGATAATAACCTCTCTAAAAAATATTCAAGATAATTTCTCTAATGAAGTTAGAGAGTTAATTGAATTTAATGAGAGGGCATCTACAATTTATAAGATGCAGAATTTTTATGAAGATAGAAAGATACCGATAATAATAAAAGATTAA
- a CDS encoding MFS transporter — translation MEKRIPLSIQIFYGLGVSYAIVDQIFAQWILYFYLPPESSGLKPVMAPLLISLALVISRLVDMVTDPLVGFLSDRVNTRWGRRIPFIAVGTIPLALCTIAFFYPPMGNEKGAFAYLALVGSLFFTFYTVVGAPYNSLIPEIGQTQEERLNLSTWQSIFRLVYTALAMIIPGVLIKMIGKGDTLLGIRGMIITLCVIAAIGGIITVLFVPEKKYSLGKNSNASFKETMGIVFKNRQFIMYLMGLLFFFIGFNNLRAVMNYFVEDIMGYGKGAITIASALLFGMSALCFYPTNLLSRKYGYRKIMLGCLSMLIIFTLALFFLGKIIPTKFGFVLFALIGIPIAGAGFIFPPAMLSEIGSKMSDNAGQRIEGICFGIQGFFLKMAFLISILILPIILVSGSGDILSAITGTPKGVEKSGIYFTAIVSATSFIISFIFYYKYEE, via the coding sequence ATGGAGAAGAGGATACCTTTAAGTATACAGATTTTTTATGGACTGGGAGTTAGTTACGCAATAGTAGATCAAATTTTTGCACAATGGATACTTTATTTTTATTTACCACCTGAAAGTTCAGGGTTAAAACCAGTTATGGCACCATTGTTAATATCATTGGCATTAGTTATTTCAAGACTTGTGGATATGGTAACAGACCCTTTAGTTGGATTTTTATCTGATAGAGTTAATACAAGATGGGGAAGAAGAATACCATTTATAGCTGTAGGAACTATTCCCTTAGCATTGTGTACAATAGCCTTTTTTTATCCACCAATGGGAAATGAAAAGGGAGCTTTTGCCTATTTAGCTTTAGTAGGATCACTATTTTTTACATTTTATACAGTTGTAGGAGCACCGTATAACTCTTTGATTCCAGAGATTGGGCAAACTCAAGAGGAGAGATTAAATCTATCAACTTGGCAATCAATATTTAGATTAGTTTATACAGCACTGGCTATGATAATTCCTGGGGTATTGATAAAGATGATTGGAAAAGGAGATACACTTTTAGGAATAAGAGGAATGATAATAACTCTTTGTGTAATTGCAGCTATTGGTGGAATTATAACTGTACTCTTTGTTCCAGAGAAAAAGTACTCTTTAGGAAAAAATTCAAACGCAAGTTTTAAAGAAACTATGGGGATAGTGTTTAAAAACAGACAATTTATAATGTATCTTATGGGGTTACTATTTTTCTTTATAGGGTTTAATAATTTGAGAGCAGTGATGAACTATTTTGTTGAAGATATAATGGGGTATGGAAAGGGAGCTATTACAATTGCCTCAGCTCTTCTTTTTGGAATGTCAGCACTATGTTTTTATCCTACAAATCTTCTTTCAAGAAAATATGGTTATAGAAAGATAATGTTAGGGTGCTTATCTATGTTAATAATATTTACTTTAGCACTATTTTTCTTAGGAAAGATTATACCTACTAAATTTGGTTTTGTTCTATTTGCATTGATAGGAATACCAATTGCAGGGGCAGGATTTATCTTTCCACCTGCTATGTTAAGTGAGATAGGTAGTAAGATGAGTGACAATGCTGGACAACGTATAGAGGGAATCTGCTTTGGTATACAAGGGTTCTTTTTGAAAATGGCATTTCTTATTTCAATTTTAATACTACCAATAATATTAGTTTCTGGAAGTGGAGATATTTTATCTGCAATTACAGGAACACCTAAGGGAGTAGAAAAGAGTGGAATCTACTTTACAGCTATAGTTTCAGCAACCTCTTTTATTATATCTTTTATTTTTTATTATAAGTATGAAGAGTAA